From the genome of Labrus bergylta chromosome 12, fLabBer1.1, whole genome shotgun sequence, one region includes:
- the LOC136181189 gene encoding uncharacterized protein translates to MRVSTSKSEAMVLCRKKVDCSLQVGSESLSQVEEFKYLGVLFTSEGRMECEIDRRTGSASAVMQALCRTVVAKRELSLKAKLSIYRSIYITTLTYGHELWVVTERMRSRIQAAEISFLRRVAGLSLRDRVRSSDIQGELGVEPLLLRIERSQLRWFGHLLRMPPGRLPLEVFQARPTGRRPRGILRLRWRDYISRLAWERLGIPQEELENVAGEREV, encoded by the coding sequence ATGAGGGTCAGCACCTCCAAGTccgaggccatggttctctgccgGAAAAAGGTGGATTGCTCTCTCCAGGTGGGGAGTGAGTCCTTGTCCCAAGtggaggagttcaagtatctcggggtcttgttcacgagtgagggtaggatggagtgtgagattgacagacggaCTGGCTCGgcgtcagcagtaatgcaggcgttgtgccggaccgttgtggcaaagagggagctgagcctgaaggcaaagctctcaaTTTACCGGTCGATCTACATTacaaccctcacctatggtcatgagctatgggtagtgaccgaaagaatgagaTCACGGATACAAGCGGCCGAAATTAGCTTCCTCcggagggtggctgggctcagccttagagatagggtgaggagctcggacattcagggggagctcggagtagagccgctgctcctccgcatcgaaaggagccagttgaggtggtttgggcatctgttaaggatgccccctggacgcctccctttagaggttttccaggcacgaccaactgggaggagaccccggggcatACTCAGATtgcgctggagggattatatatcccgtttagcctgggaacgcctcggaatcccccaggaggagctggaaaacgttgctggggagagggaagtctga
- the LOC109977202 gene encoding deoxynucleoside triphosphate triphosphohydrolase SAMHD1 → MASPSKKAKKTIITKVFNDPIHGSIELHPLLIKIIDTPQFQRLRFIKQLGGVYFVYPGASHNRFEHSIGVGYLAGKLAEALRSRQPELNITDRDVLCVQIAGLCHDLGE, encoded by the exons ATGGCAAGTCCgagcaaaaaggcaaaaaa aACGATCATCACCAAG gTGTTTAATGATCCCATCCATGGTAGCATAGAGTTacacccactcctcatcaagaTCATTGACACACCTCAGTTCCAGAGACTTCGATTCATAAAGCAGCTTGGAGGTGTCTACTTTGTTTACCCTGGAGCGTCTCACAACCGCTTTGAACACTCGATCGG GGTGGGATACTTAGCAGGAAAACTTGCTGAGGCTCTCAGGTCAAGGCAGCCGGAACTCAACATCACTGACAGAGACGTCCTTTGTGTTCAGATTGCTGGCCTCTGTCATGACCTGGGTGAGTAA